GCTTTCCGTGTTCAACATGATGATTCTTGGTTCGAATTACGCTGTTTGCACAGGTTTTTGGATCTGTAATAAGAGAAACAGTAATGGGCCGAGCCCAACTAACGCCGAGCAACAGGTTTTTGGATCTGTAACAAGAAAACAGTAATGAACTTTGTGTTGTTCTTAATGCAGACCGAGACGGAGAACAAGGGCAAGAAGGTGGTGCCGCCCTTGGAGAAGGGCAAGGAGGATGTGCCGCCCTTGGATGACGACATCGTGCTAGAGGAGCCCTTGAGTGGCAAGCGGAGGAACTACGGGCACTACCATGAGGAGGAAGGCCCAACTCACTTATGTAAGGTGATCCTTGCCCCAAAGCTGGAGTGCCTGCCAATGCCTCTAGACTTCAGGAAGCACTTCCCAGTCGTGCCTCGGGAGTTCAGGCTGAAGACACACTGGCTGCGGATGGAGGGTGGCTGTCCCGGCTGACGAACGGGAGGGTCACCCTCGATCAGGGTTGGGCCCCGTTCACCATGGTCCACCAGATCAGGATCGGGCACATGGTCACGTTCAAACTGTTGACTCCTGACACCCTGAAGGTGATCGTCTTCAACGACGACGGCATTGAAGTGGTGACCAAGTGCGGGAAGCAGGACGACGCCTTCGCGATGAACATCTAGGAGAGCTCTCTGTTGCGTGTGCTGGTTTGATTTGGACTATGTCATACTTATTTGGTTGAAAACTGCTTGGTTTAAGTGTCGTACTACGTTGAAAACTACTTGATTTGGTTTAAAACGGTGTTACCAGACAACATGTGTTGCATGTAAACAAACACCATGACTTGTGTTTCCGTCTAAAAAAGCGGGCAGCAAAACAACATACTTTTCGTTTCACCCAGGAAGGCTAGAGAGTATGcatgcaaccaaacaacatgcagaTGTTGATTTTTGGCTTGTGTTTCCTCAGCAATGAACCAACCAAACACACGCGCAGCAATGAACCGAAAAAAGCATCGTTGAGGCTGTGCGTCACAgagctctttatttttttttcagCGAAAATACTATTTTCACATATTataaaaatctggaaaaaaaagTATATACATAGGTGTATATTTGCCGTATACACGTATAAAATTTCATAAACATATATGCTTACATGTAATGTATACAAAAAGATAAATACACAGATTAAGATGAGCTTTATCTTTGTTGTTTTTGACCCGATATTTATCTTTTTTGTGCATCATGCAAAACGGGCTCCAGGGAGCCACGCCGCTTTCAGCGATGATCAAACTACTACTGCAATGCACTGCGCAATGACAAAGGAGCAGGTCCCCGCAGAGGGCTTCACTGCGCAAAGTAGTAGGGGCTCTTGGCTGCCTAGCTAGGCAGGAAATGCTAGCTTGCTGGTCACTGTAGACTTTTTCGTTGTGCCTGCTTATTTTGGTTCATGGCCTTTCTGTGATGATTGATGCCTCAAGCGTTCCTCTCTTCCTCACCCTCCTGATGCTTTTTCGTTCCTTCTTGTTTCTTTGCTTTGGCTGGTGGCTGGTGGCTGGCGTGAGGTGGATAATCTAGTTTGGTTTCTTGTAATGAAAATCGGGGAAAACATTTTCTTATGCGACGTGCTACGCGTCGGCCGGGTTGCGAGCCATCGGATCGACGTAACCTTGTGGCTGAGCTTTTCCTCACTTTTGGAGCAGATGTTGTGTTGCAAGTTCTCTTTCGCAACACAAGTCTTGTTGCAAAAACATCTTCAACGAAGGTTGTGATGTGTTTTTTTTCGCGACATCGGTCTTGTTGCAGGATTTATTTATTTAtgcaacagaggtcttgttgcagaaatagGTGTTGTTGCGGAAGGAACTTTTGCAACACAGTGAATGTTGTAGAAAAAATTATAACAAAATAGTTAGAATGTGCGGTGCGCGGTCCATACACGGGACACGCGCCGCTGGAGGCGGCGGACACCCCACCGGATCAGCCGGCTATTCCCAAGCTTATAAAACAGATGACGGTGAGCGGGCAGAAACGATaggtgctttattagtaggtaacgatatgaaaaaaacaacaacaaatcCAGTCGAAAGAAGCCTATTTTTCACCCCTCAAATTTTAGGGAGTTtcgactctctctctctcagagaaaaagaaaaaaagagaaacaaggaaaaaacaataGTACATTGTAAACAGTTAACCGGACGAGGTTGGGTGGCGTGAAACGGCGTGCCACGTGATTTGTTTATTCAACCCAACAAGTGAAAAAACAATGTGCTACTCTGGTGATTTGATTTGTTTACTAGTGCCATCCCAGGGTTCCATGGTCATCCGTCCCGCCCAAGAAACAAAACGAAAATCTAGAGCTGGCCAAGTAAATGAAATGCAAATGTATCACATCACATGCCTAGTTCAAATGGCCTTTTGGTCTATACTGCATTCCTGATGCAGCACGAGCAAACCATCTGACGGACTAATACTTCAGCACGCTCGGCTCAACCATCACTACAACTTGACTGCCTACAACCTCCTATTACATGTCTATATAAGTGGAATAGCTGCGCAAAAGAACTAGCAAGCTCTCGCCAACTGAACCTGAAACCGGCCTGAAACTGAAATCTACAAGTCTTTTCACAGCTACTCTACTCGCTCAAGGTCCTGCGACCTCTGGAGATCCTAGATGATCTTGCTCATGGGCCTGAGCTCCGTGGGCAGGTGGTCGAAGTTGCCCGAGTCCACGTCCGCCTGGAACATGGGCCGCTGCCCGAACTCACGCAGGGCGGCCGGCGCCAGGTGCTCCTTGTTCGTCGACATCATCACGTAGTTCGGGTCTGCCCTCTCGTAGCTGCATTTTTTCCAAGACAAAGAATTCATTCTCAGTCAGTCAGTAGCCGGCAATACACCGCAGATGAAAGGCAGTCACAAGAACGAAAGCCTCGAATGGAGACTGTCGCAATCATCCGATGGGGAAACAAACGGTGGTACCTGGGCTTCCTGAGATCCTCCACGCGGATTCCAAATCCGTACGACGTCGTCCCCTTCGAGTGGTCGTTCTCCGCTGCAAACGTCGCAGCAAGAGTCAGCTCAAAGTTGTATCAAGTCCTCCGTCGATAATTCAAAACCACTTTTCCATTTTTTACATTTTGTGCATTCAGTTTCTCTACATCAGAATGCATACATACAACACACAGAATCATTTTTACGTTTTGTGGATTCAGTTTCTCTACTTCATCAGAATGTATACATCAACACACAAAATTGGATTTGGTTGTTCTCAATACGAGCCATTTTGCTTTAGGAAATGCGTGCTGCTGTCCGCTCTTGTACGCACACAGAAGTATAAAGAAATGGTCGCGCACCTGTGACGCTAAATGTGAAGGATGGTCTCCACCATGACTTGAATGCCAAAGCTACGGACGACTTGGAAGGACCCAGCTTTCCCTGTTGACAAGAACAGAGCAACGGTGATCAGAAGCAACTGAGTCCATAAAAGAATTGCTTACAGGTCCCATTGATGTGTGGGTCTACTTCACCTTCAGCAGGAAGTTCTTGTTAGCTTGCCAGCTTGCACCTAACTGAAACAAGGAGTTGTTGCCACTCTCTGCTGGTTTACTTTTATCAATCCTGACAACAGTGAACAGGGAGTTAGTGGGCTGATTTCATGAAAAGAAACAGAGTTATGTTTATTCCAATGTAAGGCTTACCCTGTAGCCAACTCAAGCCCCAAGTCTATGTAGTTTGTGATCCCAACAACCTGATCATCTTCAAAAGGGTTTTTTATCTGATGGATACAAGCAGCATAGACTCTCAACAAGCTTGGATACCATGATTAAAATTAACACACAGCAAACCCAGGAAATATAAGAAGCAAACAACTAGGGGGAAAAAGGAATGATACATATGAACAGTCATAAAGCATTTCTTAGCGACACAGAAATTTTAACTGTAAACATCAATTGCCAATTGCATGGAACATCATCTGTATGCATAATGACATACTGGCATCTTCAATTTCAGTCAAAGCATGGTGGAGTTTAACCAAATTTGTGGCTAAGTACACATCTCTTGGAGATTCTTCTATCCTCTAACAAAAATTAGACTTGGCACCTCTTCTTACTATGTGCCTGTTATCTTGGCAACAGCAGGCAAAGTAGCATGGACCGTTATTTATCTTATGAACTTTGTAATCTTACCCTCTTACTATAAAAGATAATCATTCTTGTGCTTTCTCAGTTTTTTTACTAATATGTATTTGTCTAACATATTGACTATTGCAACACTGAAACAGAACAAAGGAACTATAAGTCAGGATCCACAGAGAGCATAAAAGGCTTGATGTTCTTATTTGTTTTTACCTAATCAAAGACAGATAATACCAATTAGTTTAATCTTATCGAGGACAGGCACCTCCATAACCAAACAATAGTTGCATAGAGATGACAGAAAACCAATAACTCTCTCCGAATAAGCAAAATACAAAATCAAAGAGAAGTGTCCTTACCCTTCTTTGAACAACCAGGTGCTGATAGAATGATGCAATAAGCTGCACATCAAGGAAAACAAAATTCCATTGACCATGAGGCTCGGTGAAGGTAAACACAGTTAGTGTTAGAGATATCAAGGTTTTCTTTAAATACCATAATAAATAACAATTTAGTTtatgtagtagtttttttaatgAAGTACACCATTGCTCCCTAAGAGAAAGAAAAGTAAGAGAAACGATATGTATCAGACCAGCTGTTTCATGGCACGCTTCTATGTGACTAATGATAGAATTCTTTGATGCCTAGGTGAAAAACATTTTTTCACAAAGAAACATGTATTGTCAcagtatgtactccctctgtttccaaattCTAAATACTAGTCCAACTCTAACTATCTAATAGGTGTTGAAGCTTGTCCCCATAGTGATGTGTCATGGGGAGGTACCCATGCATATATGAATTATTCTGTGCAAACTCACAGTTGCCTACATATATTCAGATATATCAACATATAATGTTTTCCAACCAGCATTTTTTTTCTTGAGAAAAGACACCTCAACATATATATAGCTAGTTCTAGATTTCACATCCATTGAAAGGGCCAATTATCCGTCATAATGTCTTGTTTATAGCCTTATTAAAGTATCCTAGCAAATGCAAGCGAACTTTCCAATCAACGAAACAGCAAAAACTAGAACAGACCTGTGTATTTCTGGCAAGCTCTAGGGAAAAATTGAATGAAGGGCTGAGAGGGCTTGTTGAGGCCACACCATAACTGATTGCATAATTCCAGTTCTTCGGGTCAGTGTATGGCATAGGATGTTTGTTTCCGCCTATTACAGAATGGTCACAAGAGCAATAAATCTAATAACACAGAAAATCTCATAAAGTGCAAATAAGAAACTGAATGTCCTCATCTCCTTGACTACATGCATGAAGAAAAAACAACTGCCATTAAAGCAGAAACCGATTGTACATGTCATAACATTACAAATATTACATTTCAGTCAAATATTAGAACAAGAGGGAAAAAATGTTGGAAAATAGAATAGGAATAGAAAATATTCAGAATTGCGATGTACTTCCATTCTTTGTGATTTCATGACTAAAGAAGCTATATGCTAATAGGGCTTGATAAATAGAACATGCATCCTTTGGTGGTGAAAAAAACGAAGCAAATGCAAATCATCAGAGTGATAACTTAAGGGAAATTTACATGCATCTATACACAAAAGAATTGTAACAGATGAACAACCAGTGCTGCAACTCTTTACGGTGCTAATATGCTCCGCTTCAAGCAGAAACCCAGAACCATCATCAAATGTTAATGCGACTCAGCAAGATACAGTGATTTTTTAGTTACATCTTCTACCTATGTACTAAGGTGTTGGAATTTTACAGGTTGATGAACTGGCAGTCTGGCACCGCTATTTGCTGAGCATTTTGCTAACAATAATAAGTTATCATTCAGAGAATAACACTCACTAAGTGGTTTATATTGTGCTCCTGCACATAAACTCCCTTTTCTCCCAACCAACCATGCCCCATAAGGCACCTCAGCAGATTCTGCAAACAAAGGTAATGTCAGCAGGTATTAGTGCTTTCAATATAATATATATTGAAATTATAGTGAAAATAGACTCAATATAACCAAGAAAAGATTGAATATAAGCATATTATTCGGCAATAATTCTAATCCTTTAGATGGATCCAAATTAAGTGGGTTTTCTACTTCGTTATGTATAATCTTTAAACACAATTCAGAAAGTACATAAGACATAAATGACACATACCAGGCAATGGCACAAAGGACGCCCCAATTGATAGATTCTCTGAACCATATCTCACACCCAGGACAGCATAGTCCTCAGAAGACAGCCTGAAAAACATAATTCGCTCACTGTGATGGTTTCCAACTATATCAACTGAAACTGACAATGAAAACGTCTAACATAGTTTGCCCAAAAATAAAACGTCTAACATCATATTGGGGAACATTTCTCAAAATAACAAAGGCTTCCCTGATTTGCAACAGCAACTATATATGTAGGTTACCTGTTTCCCATTAGCAAAGGGATTGTCCCAAATGCACCAAGACGATACTCAGGGAAGTAAGCACATGACCTTAGCTTCAGCATGCTGGATAAACAAGTATGAGCCAAAATAGCATCATCTATACAATTTTCAGAATAAGTATTAACAAATGCAGTAACAGTATTATCCAACCAACAAGAAAGCACATACGGCTCTGAAGTCGACACTTGAACGTCCACAAAGGTATGGGGATCATACAAATATCTAGAAGGACAGTAAAGCATTTCTTGTGTCAGAATAGAACAAGGAATGCATAAATACAGAGTGCTGGTAAATTATGGAATACGTACTTCTGCCAGCGAAATAGAGCGTCTCCTTTTACTTCTGTTCCACTAGCTTTATCTCCAGCTGCAGATACCTGGTGATATTAAGGTAGGCAAAGACTTCACTAGCAATAACTAGATGTCAATCGACAGTGTACTGCATTGGAATAAAACATCTCGACACTTCAACTGCAAGACCTATAATCATTCTACAAGTCAGGAATACAAGGGTATGGGTACAGGCGTACAGCTTTATAAACATGCACATCAGCTGAAAATACTTTCCAGCACCAAGGTGGTATGAAGCACTGTTGGCAATCTTAAATTTGTTGATTGTGCATAGCATAGATGAGGCTACCCAGTGGAGATTGGTTTGCATCAGAAGGGTAGCATCCAAATGGCAATGCAGTTTTATTGCAATTGACAGAACAAGCAAAAAATGTTATCATCATGAAGCAATTGAGAAGTTACAGGAAGGAACCATTTGGAGATCCACTGATCCTCATGCCTACCTAACTTGGACAGATGCAGCAGAATAGAAAACAATGTGGTAATGAAAATTCATGTCTCAAAGGATACGTTGGCGACCAGATCGACGTGAGGATCTTCCAGCGGCTTGAGCATGATCCTCGAGGATATGGTCCCCGCGTTATCGAAGTAGTCCTCAAACAGATTGCGCAGTGGGAGCTTCCCGAACATGAGCTCATACGCCGGCACCGACATCCTGCGTGGTCAACACAAAAGGAAAACACTTGAGTAAATCACAGCGAGGATTCAATTGCCGGTCCCATCTGCTCCCATATGCACATTGACACGAAAATCCATCAGAATTCAAGAATCACGACTGTATAGCAAATGGCCATAATCAATCAACAGGTGTCGGTCAGTGGCATGGTAGAAAAAAAATCACATATCTACCGCTTCATTTACCAACATAGAAACAACGAGGCAGCACAATTTCACAGGGGGGGCGTCGCTAATCACGGTCATTAGTCGATGAATTAGTACGGAGATTAGGAACCCTTGGTCACTGAGCCGCACTGCGCAACCTGAAACTCCGGATCGACCCGTGCTGGAGCGAGAGGGTTCGGAGCGGATTTTTTATTCGCGGgagagggaaggggaggggagacGGCGGGGGGTGGGGTACCTGGTGCGGGCGGCGATGGGCGGGTAGTCGAAGAGCGGCGGCACGAGCACCATGGGCGGCGGGGGCTCCGGCTTGCCCAACAGGCTGCTCAGCAGGGAGCCCATCGGGGACGCGCGCGCGCTGGCGAGAGAGCCGGGAGCCGAGGCCTCGACGCCGGCGGCGAATCGCGCGGCGGGGGAGAGATCAACttgggggagaagaagaagaggaaacagAACAGCCCGTTACGCTGGGACTGTGGGGACGGCAGCTGTTGGCATTTGAAGCGCAACACCGCATTGCTCCT
This DNA window, taken from Triticum aestivum cultivar Chinese Spring chromosome 1D, IWGSC CS RefSeq v2.1, whole genome shotgun sequence, encodes the following:
- the LOC123183235 gene encoding uncharacterized protein; its protein translation is MGSLLSSLLGKPEPPPPMVLVPPLFDYPPIAARTRMSVPAYELMFGKLPLRNLFEDYFDNAGTISSRIMLKPLEDPHVDLVANVSAAGDKASGTEVKGDALFRWQKYLYDPHTFVDVQVSTSEPMLKLRSCAYFPEYRLGAFGTIPLLMGNRLSSEDYAVLGVRYGSENLSIGASFVPLPESAEVPYGAWLVGRKGSLCAGAQYKPLSGNKHPMPYTDPKNWNYAISYGVASTSPLSPSFNFSLELARNTQLIASFYQHLVVQRRIKNPFEDDQVVGITNYIDLGLELATGIDKSKPAESGNNSLFQLGASWQANKNFLLKGKLGPSKSSVALAFKSWWRPSFTFSVTAENDHSKGTTSYGFGIRVEDLRKPSYERADPNYVMMSTNKEHLAPAALREFGQRPMFQADVDSGNFDHLPTELRPMSKII